The stretch of DNA CTCGCCGAACAGACAGATGTCGCCTTTGTCGTAGGAGAGCAGCCCCAAGATGCAGTTGATGGCAGTGGTTTTGCCGCTGCCGTTGGGACCGAGCAGGCCGAAGATCTCGCCTTGGTCGATGTGCAGATTGAAGTGGTCGAGCGCCATCAGTTCGTCGTAGCGCTTGACGAGATTTGTTACGTTGACGGTTTCCATAGGCCTCACTTCGGCTTTCGGGGATCGGTTGTGCGAGCAACGCTCGCAGGCGGTGGTCGAGGCGGCCCGCAGCGGCAGCAGCGGCACGGCAGCCGAAGCGGCAACGCGGCAGCAGCGGCGACGCGGCTAGCGGCAGCGGGCGCCCCACGCCTTGCGACCACCTTAGCCATATGCGCCCGTCAGCGGAAGTGACATTTGTCACAACTTTGTTTCCGCAGGTCACCGAGGTGTAGATAAAAGTCATATGCAAGCAGAAGGGACCGAACGAACGGAAGGGCTCTTCAAACTGCGGCGGTATTTTCATGACAAGAAGCAGGAGCAAGCAGGAGGTGCTTGAAGATCACCGTCTCGACCATCGCCGTCCTTCAAGGATGTTTCGAATCCAGTTATTTTCCTCAGGCTTCACGGCAATTTGCAACGAAATGCGCAATTTCGTGAAGCTACTGCACGCCGTAGCGGGCGAGCAGGCTTTCTTTTCGCTCGCGAAGGAAGCGGCGCGTGTAGGGAATGGCGAACGTCACGAAGCCGCGCGCATGCGACTCGATGATCTGACGCTGGATGAGCATGCGGCGATACGACGTGAGCGAAGCGGCGGCCACGTTCAATTCGTCGGCAACGAAAGCCGTAGGGCACACGTCCGGCCCGTCGGCCATGGCGAGCAGATATTCGACAGCGCGAAGAGGCAGTCCGGCGACGGCGCTTTCGAGCACGGCGTCGAAAAACTCATCGATCGCCGCATCGACGCCTTGCCGGGCGTCAAAGGCGGTAATGAGCTTGGAGGTTTCGACGTGCCCCTTCCCCGCCCGCCACACCTGGTAGCCGACCAGTTGGACAAGATACGCATAGCCGACCGTCGCCTGCGCCGCAATCGACAACGCCTCGTCTTCGATGTCGAGGCCCGACCGCACCATGGTTTCGCGGTAGGCAGCGCGTACCTCTTCTGTCGGAATGGCCGCAAGCTCTTCCGGCAGAGCACGGCGCAGAAACGTCAGCGCTTCGCCATTGACCAGGTCAAGCACACCTGAGGTGAGGCCGGCGAACACGAATGCGATGTCGTGCTTCTCTCGAATGAGGTGCTGGACGGCGGCGGCGATTTCGCGCATTTCGTCGCGGTTGGCGTCTTGGACCTCGTCAAGCGTGATGAGCAGGCCGCGCTTTTGCCGCGCAAGAACCTGCAGGCGCTTCGTCAGCGCGTCGCGCAGATCGCACGGACCTTCCGGCTTCGGCGTCGCTGCATGGAAGTCGAAAACGCCCGCATGAAGGTCGAACGACAAATCCGCACGACTCGCTTCCGAACTGGCGGCATGCGCTATGCGGTCGCAGAGGCCGTCCCGCGCCGTTTCGTCAATCACGTCCCAACCTTCGTTGCGCGCAAGATCGCCCAGCTCAGTCAGCAAAACCGTCTTCCCCGATCCGCGAGGGCCCGTGATGCGCATCAGGCGGCCTCGCGCACCCGCGCCTTCGGCCAGACCGTCCGAAAAGTCATCGATGACCTTTTCGCGCCCCACCAAAACAGGGGGTTCGGCCCCCGCCGTAGGTTTGAAGGGATTCACAAGTCTTTTCATGGTGGCACCGCCGAAAACAGTCGTCTGGACAGAAATAGCAGTTTTAGCAGAAATAGCAAAAATAGCAACTATCGCAAGAATAGCAGAAATAGCAGTTTTAGCAAAACGAGCCGTCGGACGGCGGCCGCTTGCGAAAACCGTCGGACGGGGCCGTCGGACGGCGGCCGCGCCGACGGGGCTGCGCTTCGACGCGTCGTCGCGCCGAGCCAAGGTCTCGGCGCTCCTTTGGCTGGGACCGAAGCTCCGCCCCGCCGGCGCGGCCGCCTGCCGCAGGGTTGAACAATCTTGCCGGCAGAACTCCACAGGCCGCAGGCCTCCAGGTGCCCGAAGCTGCGCGAAAGGGCAAGGACAAGGCGCGGAAAAGAGCAGGCCCCTTCGGGCGGAAGGGGCCGAGATACAGGGATGCCCGGGGAGGGGGCGGTTGTCCAGGCCGTCCCCTGCTCCCGGGCGCTTTGGGCCGCGGCGCGAAGGAATGTTGTGAAGAAAGGTCGTCGCGCGGCGGCGTCCTCCGGCGCCGGCGAGATGTGAAAGGAGCCGGCGACCGGGCCCCGCCGAGGGCGTGTCAGAAAGGTTGTCCCTTCGGGCGGGGGTGGTGCGAAGGGCCGTCCGGGGTCCCGCCCGGCGGCTCGCCTCGTCGTGGGCCGGCGGCCCACGGGGGCGGCTGCTCGAAGGAGCCAGCAGGCGCCCCTGTGGGCCGCCGGGGCAGAGGCCGGGGCGAAAGCCCCGGGCCTCTGCCCTCGGGAAGGCGGCTCCCCCGAGAGGCCCGGAGGTCCAGGCCCCTCCCAGGGAGGCGTCAATCGGTCAGACTAGCGGGTGGCCGTCCACACGCCGGAGCCGTCGACCCAGTAGCGGCCGACCCACTCGTTTTCGGCCATGGCGCCGGAGGCGTCCATGTAGTACCACTTGCCGCCGACCTGCTGCCAGCCGGTGAGCATCTTGCCGAACGTGCCGTCGTGGGCGGTGTTCAGGAGGTACCACTCGCCGCCGTCCTTCAGCCAGCCGGACTGCATGTCGCCGGAGGCGCCCATGTAGTACCAGCCGCCGTCGACCTTCTGCCAGCCGGTGAGCATGGCCCCGTAGGAGCCCTTGTGGGACTGGTTGAGCAGGTACCACTCGCCGTCGGCGTCCTGGAACCACTGGGTGTTGGTCATCTTTCCGTTGGCCTCGAAGTGGTACCAGGCATTGTCGATCCACTCCCAGCCGTTCTTGACCTGCTTGCCGTCCTTGTAGTAGGCCCAGTCGTTGCCGGAGCCCACCCAGCCGGTCTTGCCGGCCGCGGGCTGCGCGGGCGCCACGGGCTTGGCGGTCGGCACGTAGGCCACGGTGGCGGTGCCGGCGTAGTTGCCCTTGTAGGTCACCGTGATGGTCTTGGTGGCCGCGTCGGGCTTGTAGGTGAAGTCGCTCGAGGACAGGCCGGGCACCGTGACGACCGGCAGGCCGGCGGCGTCGTAGGACACCTGGGGCTTGGCGGAGACCGTCGCGGGCTTGATCGTGAAGTCGACCTCCTTCTCGCCCGTCCAGCCCTCGGAGGCCTTGCCCGTCACCGTCACCTTGTAGGAGCCGGCGTTCGAGGCGCCGCCCGCGACCGACACGGCGTAGGCGTCCGCCGGAACGACGACCTTCTTGCCGCCGTCCGTGTAGCTGACCTCGACCTTCGGGTCCTGGGCCTTGCCGTTGTACACGGCGTCCGCGACCGCGACGTCGGCCTTGGCCACGTCGTAGAGGACCGTCGCCTCCTTCTCCACCGTGCCGGTGAAGTTGCCGGTGCCGGTGACGGTGGCCTTGACCTTGCCGGGGAGCGTGCCCTCGGTCTTCACCGCGTAGTCGGTGCCGGCCGCAAGCGCCGTCTCGCCGAACGTCACGGACACGGCCGCGTCGGCGCCGGGGGCGGTGGAGCCCGCGACGGCCACGTTGTCGGCCGCAAGCTCGGCCGGGGCGATCTCGTAGGGGACCTTCACCTGGCCGGTGAAGTTGCCGTTCTTCGGCACGACGGTCACATAGGACGTGCCGGCGTTCACGCCGCCCTCATGGCCGAACGCAACGTCGTCGGCGACGTCCTTCAGGGGAATCGGCGTGTTGTCCCGGTCCTTGTTGACCGGCGTGACCTTGGAGTCCTTGATAGAGACGTCCGGCACCTGCTCCTTGCCGTTGTACACCAGGCCCTCGGCGCCGACAAGCTTCACCGACCCCTTCACGTTGGAGGCGTCGGAGAGCTCCAGCGGGGCGATCTGGAACGGCACCTTGATGGAGCCGGCGTACTGGCCCGTGCCGGTGACGACCGCGTAGGCCGGGGCGTCCTCGGTGGTGGCGTTGACGTTGTTCTCGTAGGCGACGTCGATCGGGGCGGTTTTCGTGACGTCGTTCTTCGTGCCCTTCTCGTACACCGTGACGGCCGGCTTCGCTTCGCCGTACGGGTTGTACACGCTGCCCTCTTTGACGACCACGTCGTACATGCCCTCGATGGTCTTGTCGGTGACCAGGAAGCTGCCCGTCTTCACCGCGGAGTTGGCGCTCGAGTAGTTGCCCATGCCGCGGACGGTGAAGTTGTACCTCGTGGCGTCGGGATCGGTCTGGTTGGCCGCACGGGTCGGGCCCTCGACGGTGTAGTCGACGCCCTCCTTAAGCACCTTGCCGCCCGGACCCGGAAGCTCGACCTGCACGCCCTCGACCGTGTTCTCGAACTCGCTGACCAGCTGGTTGTCGGCCTTGACCGTCGCGCCAAGGTCGAACAGGGACGCCGGCGTGATGGAGAACGGGACCGTGACCGTGCCGGAGTAGTTGCCCGTGAAGGCGTAGGTCACCGTGCCGCCCTGGGCGACGTCGGTGTTCTCGCCGTAGGCGACCGTGTAGTCCTTCGGGTCCTTGGGGTCGGTCGTCTCGGCAACCGGAACTTCAGCCACTTTGACGGTGGCGCTAGGCTTGATGGGCTCGCCGGTGAAGGTGGCGGAGTAGCTGCCGTTCGCCAGCGTCATTCCGCTAACATCGGCAAGGTCGAAATTGCCGTTCTTGCCGTAGCTCACCGGCAGCGGGTCGATGGTGAAGTACATCGGGGCGGGGTCGCCGACGTAGTCGCCAGCCGGGATCACCTCGATCTTGTAGGTGCCGGCGTTCTTGATCGTGGCGTCCACAGCAGGATCATTGCTGTCCTTGCTGCTCTTCGACTGGTACACCAAGCTGCCGTCCGCTTTGACGGCGGGCTCGCTGCCGTTCATGAGCGTCGCGACGACATTGTAGCCCACGCCAACTCCAGGATCTGCGGAGGTCCCGAAGTTGAGAAGCTCGCTCACGTTGAAGGCGGCGTTCTTGAACGTCGCCTTGTCGGCCTTCAGGCTCACGGCAGGAAAGTCGTCGCCGTAGGCGTAGCCGATCTTCAGCTCGTTGCGGTAGACGCCGTTGTCCGACGCAGGCACCAGCTTGGCGTAGTTGTCCGTCGCCTTTTCGCCGGCCGTGAACTGGCCGCTGGTCAGCTGCAGGTTGCCGGCGAGGTCGATCGGCACCTGCTTGCCGCCGGACGCGAGGGTGACGGTCATGCCCTTCTGGATGGAATCGAGCGCGTTTTGCGCCGTCATGCCGTCCGTGTAGGGGATCTTGACGTTGGGCTTGTTGTTGGGGGCGGGATACGTGCCGACGTAGCGGCCGCCGACCGTCACCGTCATGGGCTTCTGGCCAGCCTGCGTGTTCACCATGGTGTCGAGGTCGACGTACACCGTCATGGGCACGGTCCCGAGGACCGTGTTGCCGAGCTTCACGGCCACCTTGTACTTGCCCGGAAGCGTCGGAGCGGCGTTGTTGCCGCTCTTGTCGACGACCTGGGTGGTGCCGTCCTCGTAGTAGTAGACCGGCGTCCAAGTGACGGCGCCGTCGTTGACCTTGATGCCGTTCGCGACGGCGGTCGCGATGCCCCCGTCGGCGTACTTCACGTCAAGGGCCGTGCCGCCCTGCGTGGCCGTGTAGCTGCCATCGCGGCTGCTTTCGGTCGTCACCTTGTAGCTGGTCTCTTTGATGGTCGCCTGCGCGGTGAAGACGGTGTCGGTGTCGGTAGTGCCAGTCGCCGAGAGGGCCGTGCCTTTGTACAGAATGTTGTAGTTGTCGGCCACCGTCGCAGTGGGAAGGGAAACGGTGACGTCGACCACGCCAGGGTTCACGTAAACGCCTTGGGCGTCGGTCAGCGGGGCCTTGCTGCTCGCGTCGCGAACGCCGTAGACGTAGGTAACGTTATTACCGCCCACGGGCTGATCTTCCGCGTCCTTGAGCGTGCACTCATTCGCCAAGTCACCAGGCTTGCTGATGCCCATGACGCCGTCCTCGATGTGGAGCGTGGCGTCGGCCTTATTGACCTTCACAGTGGTGGTTCGATCGCTGCCTGCAACAAGGGTTGGCGGAGTTTTGCTCTCCTTTTGCACCAGCGAGAAATAGATCGTGTGATCGCCGGCGCTTGTGAGACTAACCTGAGAAGCAACCTGACCATCAGATGTCAAGCTAAGATCGTAGAGGCTAGGGTCGAGCTTGAAACGCTTTGTTGTGGAGTCTTTAACGACCTTGATGACGACTTCGAAATCAGAACCAGAAACCGTTAGACTCGGAGCATACACAAGCGGCGTGGCACGGGTATACTTGATCGCATCAATGGTGACAGCAGCGTTCTCATAATCACCAGATGACTGAAACTTATCCCAACCTTCAAGCTCACCCTGTTCAACTGTTCCTGACGGATCTTTGGCGACAGCCGCATAAGCGGGAGTCGCCTCCAGCGCCGCTTGAGACAGGGCGGCGGCCGGGGTCATGCCTAACGCAAGGGTTCCAGCAAGGATCAGGCTAAGAACCTTGCCCCCCCCCCGTAGGTCTTTTTCGAAAGAGTGATCTTCGACATATCTGACCTTTCTTAGTGGGTTCACAGTACAGTGCGCCTGCCAGTGTCGCAGACGTTCCGCGCCCGGCGGGCGATCTTTACGGTTTCTCCACAACCCAAGCCGCCCGCCGGGGGCTGGCCTCTTCGCCGAACCCCGACGACCCCGCAGCAGGCGTCCGCGCCGGCGGGGCGGAGCTTTGGTCCCAGCCAAAGGAGCGCCGAGACCTTGGCTCGGCGCGACGACGCGTCAAAGCGCAGCCCCGTCGGTGCGGACGCCGTCCCGCAGGCCAGCGAAGCCACCACGGCAGAACCGCCGTCCCACGACTAGCAACCTTCCCCTCCCCCGGCAATTCCGGGCACCTGGAGGCCCCACGGGCCAGCAAAACCATCGCGGCGAAAGCCTATAAATATAAACTTTTATTTATAATTTTATTCAATAATTCTAAATTTTAGTTTATAATATTCTCCGACGAAAGGAACGGACATGCTGCATGTTTACGAGTTCGAGGTGTTCGAGGACGAAGGCTGGATGCTGGCATTTCCTTATGACATGGACGGCGGCACCCAAGGGAAAGACTTCGGCGAAGCGTGTGAGATGGCGGCCGGCTGGCTCAAGGACGAAATGGACCATCGCGCCATGCACGACCTCCCGTTTCCCGACGCCACATTCGGAAACGAGCCAGCCCATGAAGGCGGAAAGACGGTCATTGTCGCCGTCGACTCCGACAAGACCGCGATCCCAAGGATGACGGCGGCAGCCGCGGCCGACATGCTGGGCGTGACGCCTGGGCGCGTGTCCCAGATGATAGCGGCTGGCAAGCTTGAGACCTTCGAAGACAACGGCCGCATCTGGGTCACCCGCGCAAGCGTGGAGGCGCGAAAAGCCATGGCCCCCAAAGCCGGAAGGCCGAAGAAGAAGGCGGCCATGGCGTAGAACTGGCAAGAACCCGCAGGCTAGGATCAGAACGCCTTTCCCCTGCTCATGCCGCTTAAGAACATTCGTTCGTAACGAAATGCAGCATTTCAAAACGGCGATTTGTAACATACTGCATGATTTCAAAAGAGGAATTTGCAACGCCCCTTCCCCTCAGCCAACGGATTTTTGCAGATTCGTGCGGTTCGCTATAATGGGGCGCATGGAACGTCTGGTGGACAAAATCATGGTCATCGTGTTGTGCTTGCCGCTGATGGCTTCGAGCTTTCATGCGTATGCGTCGCCGGTGGCGCTTCTGTGCGCGGTCGGCCTGACGCTGGCGACCGAGTTTCCCCTGGCCAGGCCCGTGCGCTTCGCCCTGATCGGCGCGTTCGGCGCAACGTGCGCCGCCTTCGGGCCGTTTTTCGCCTTTCTGCCGCTTGCGGCCTACCTGCTCACGTCCGAGCGCACCTGGGCCGTGCGCAGCCTGTGGCTGGTCGCGTGGGCTGCGGGCGCCGTCGTGCGCCTGGCGGGCGATGCGGCGACGGCGACGTTTTCGATACTGGTCGGCCTGACGTGCGCCGTCGCGGCGCTTCTGGCCGTGCGCACGTTTCGGCTGGAACAGACGCTTCTCGCCTTTCATCACACGCGCGACGGCATGCGAGAATCGGTGCTTGACCTGCTGAAACAAAACGAATCCCTCGCACAGGCAGAAACGCGGCCAACAAGCGGGGACGCAAGCGGCGAGGATGCGAAGCACGCCGGAAACGCAGGCGCGGCGGATGCGGAGACGTGTTTGCGCTTCGCTGACCTGACCGAGCGGGAAAACTCCATCGTGGCGCTGGTGGCCGAAGGGCTCGACAACCGCGAGATCGCCGCGCGGCTGTATTTGAGCGAGGGGACCGTGCGCAACGCGGTGAGCGCCGTGCTGCAGAAGAAGGGCCTGAAAAACCGCACGCAGATCGCCATCATGTTCTACCGGGACGCGCCGCCTCCCGCCGCATAAGGGCAGGGTGCGGCGCGTCGGATGTCGGCGGCACTCATGCTGACTAAGTTAGTTAGCATTCCCCTCAGCCTGCGCGTCGCCTTGGTTTTGGGAGGCAGCGCCGTCGGGGGCTTGGCGGGGACCGCCCTTGCCGCGTCCGCCGCCGGGACCGCCGCCCATCATGCCGCTTGCGACGCCCGACGGCGTCGTCGATGCCGTCGCTTCGACAGCCTCGCCGCCGGTCACGCTGCCCGCATCGGCAAAGCCCACGTCGTCGGCTCCAGCGACCGTGCCGCCCACGACCACCTGGTACGTTTCGCCTTCCTTCAAAGACGGCGCGGACGCCTGCACGATCTGGAACGGCTTCGTCGCCGCAAGCGACGCCACCACGTTGCCCGAGCCGTCTGTGACCGCCACGCTGTCGCCAGCCTGGCCGCTTGCCTGCACGCTCATGAAGGGCTGAGTGCTCGCGTCGCTGAAGTCTTCCGCCATGCCGGCCGCACCCACCGCAAGCACGATGCCGCCTGAAACCGTGGCGTCGCACCCGTAGTCGATCGCGCCGTTGCCGCTGGCAGACGGGCCGTTGACCAGCACCGTTCCACCGGTGATCTCCAGGTATCCGTTGGAATCAAGGCCGTCGCCCTCGGCGTCGACCCACAGAAGGCCGCCGTTTATCTGCAGCAGGCAGTCCTCGCTCGCGTCGGCCGCACCGCCCGGACCGCCGCCAGCGCCTTGCATGCCGAAATCTCGCTGCTGGGCCTGCTCGCTGCTGGCAGACGTGTCCGCAGCAGCGTCGGCCGCCGGAGCGGGCTCATCCCCGTTGAAGCCCTCGGGGGGCTCAGGCGGCTCGCCTTCCGAGCCGGCGGGCATGTCCGGAAGCTCCCCGTCCGCCGGAGGCTCGGGCGGCTGCTCGCCCTGCGCGCCCTGCTCGCCTTGCGCGTCCGCCGGAGGCTCGGCCGGCCCCGTTTCGCTCGATTGCGCGTTTTGGCTGGTCGCAGCCTCGTCTTCTGCGCTGGTCAGATCGGCCGGCGCCGCATTCACCGCGTCGTCGCTCGCCACGAGGCGATGCGTGCCGTCGTTCACGGAGATCTTTTCAGCCTCGTAGCCCTCGACACATTCGCTCACCTTCACGTCGCCGCCGTCAAGCGCCAGCGCCGTCTCGGCGTGGAACGCATCGTCGCCTGCCGCAAGCGCCATCGTGCCGCCTTCCACCCGGCCTTCCAAGTCGCTGTGCAGCGCGTCGTCGGCTGCGTCAACCGTCATGTCGCCGCCGGCGACGCGCACGTACGTTGTGCCCTGGATGCCGTCGTCACCTGCGACGATGTTCAGCGTGCCGTCATTTATGGACACGAAGCCGCGCGTGGCGTCGCCGTCGTTGTTCGCCTTGACGCCGTCGCCCCCCGCATCGACGTCGATCGTGCCGCCGGCGATTTTCACGCAGTCCTTGCCGTGCAGCCCGTCTTCGACCGCAGAAACCGTGATCGTGCCGCCCGCGACGATCAGATCGTCTTTCGAAGCGATGCCATGGCGGTACGCGCCGGTGACCGCAAGCGACCCCGTGCCGTTGACGGTCAAGTCGTCTTTGCTGTACACGGCCGCGGTCGGGTCTTCGTCGTCGGCCGCATAGTCGGCGCCGTCGGAAAGCGCGTTGCGCGAGCCGTCGGCCAAGGTCAAAAACACCTTGTCGGCCTGCTTCACGTACACCGCCGGTCCCTGGGAGCACGTCACGTCGGCCCCGTCGAGCACCAGCTGCACCTTGTCTTCCGCCCCGGCCTCGACGACGATCTGCCCGTCATCAAGCGTGCCCGACACCACGTAGGTGCCCGCCGCCGACACGACGACGCGCGAGCCGTCGGCTGCGGCGCCGGCGCCTTCCACCTGGGCAGCATCGCCCGAAAGCACGATCTTGGTCGCCGACGCCTCGTCAAAGCCCGCGTCCAGGTCGCGCTTGGAACATTCCAGGTCGAGCGCCGATGCGTCGAAGGCGGCGGCAACGGTCGCAAAGTCGGTCTCCGTTGCGTCAGACGCGGCTTCCCCAGCTGTCTCTTCGGCTTGTTTCGCCTGGTCAACGGCTTGCGAGGCCACGCTTTGCCCCTGGTCGGCGCCTTGGCTCGAACAGCCCGTTGCCGGCAGCATGCCAAACCCCAGGCTGCCCGCCACAATGACGGCCGCCACGGCGCGGGCGCGGCTGCTTCGACGCAGCGCACGACAACGTTTTTGAGGCGTTTTGTGATTGAGCGTCATCAAAAGCTCCTTTCGTCGCGAGGTTGAGAAAGGTCGAAAGCGCCCACCGCGCCGGCGATGAGACTCGCCTGCGGGCGGCGCGCGAGGCTACAAAGTGTTCTGCCCCAGCATCGAGCGTCCGAGCGAGATCTTCAGGTTGCCGTTGAGGCAGCGCAGCGCGTCGATGAACTGCTTTTCCGTGCCGGGACGCTTCAGGCGCACGGCGTATTCCAGCTGGTACAGGCTGCCCATGTTCGTCGTGCGCACCTCCACCAGCTCGTCGAACGACGTGAATTCGCCCATCACGTCGTCGAAGATGCCTTCGAAGTCAAGGTCTTCGGGCAGCGTGATGCGCAGCGTCTTCGTCGGCTCTTTCTGCTGGCCGAAGGGAGACAGCACGTAGGCCACGTTCACAACGGCCACGATGAGCGTGAACACGACGCCGAGCCAGATGAATCCCATGCCGGTCGCCAACCCGATGGCCATGGCCATGAACACGGTGCCAATGTCCTTCGCGCTGCCGGGAATGGAACGGAAGCGCACGAGGTTGAACACGCCCATGACCGCGATGCCCGCGCCGAGGTTGCCGTTCACGAGCGTGATGACCATCTGCACGATGAGCGGCAAGAGCGCGATGGTGACGACGAAGTTCTTCGAATAGCTGTGACGGAACATATAAATGAGCGCCACGGCCAGTCCCAGCACGATGGACGCCGCGCAGCACGCGAGGAAGCTCGTGGTGGAAATGGCGCCGACGAGCGAATCGCTCGTGCCATAGATCGAGGTCAGAGCTGAATCAAGCACAATGCTTCTCCTTCTTTCGGGGGGACAGGACAGAGGCGGGGAACAGGCGGCTCCACGCAGAGCGGGCCTTGCGGGAAGGCGAGGAAGCGGACGCGGACGACGCAGCAGCGGCCTTGGGCGACGCAGCGGCTCCGAGGCGGGCCGCGCTTTCGCGGCGCCGCGCTTCCATGAGGTCGCGGTAGGCGCGGCCGTACTTCGAGAACGACGTGGGACGCGCGCCCGCCTGCGCGACGGCGTCGAGCAGCCAGCGCCCATAGGGGCCCGCAACCTTCACCTCCATGACAGACTGTCCCGATTTCGAGACTTCTTGCCACGCGGCGTCCACCTGCATGAGGTCGCGGGCCGCAATGTCCTCGTCAAAGGTGATGCGCACGTCGTCCTGATGCCCCGCGTCGCGGGCCTCGCCATGCGCGAGCACCGGCGTGAACGCCGTGCGCAGACACGTGACGAGCATGGAGGGAACCAGCGGGCCGTGGCGCTTCATGAACGCGTCGATTTCCCGCGCGATCTGGCACGACAGCGGCGAGAGCGACTCTTGTTGCGCCGCCTCGTCGGCAAGCGGATAGGCGCGGACGGCCGCTTCGTAGGAACACCCCGCAAGATAGACGTGCGCCGCCGCAAACGTGCAGCTCACGCGCCGTTTGTACACGATGCCCTTGAACTTCTTCTTCAGCTCGACGAACACGCACACGTCAGGGCGGGGAAACCCGTCCGCCCCGGCCGGGCCGTACCAGCGCACGCGCAGCTTTTCTTTGTAGCACGGCTTGTCGAGCGAGCGCTCGATGAGCAAATGGTCGGGCGTGTCGTAGTACAGGCTGGTCACGCGGCTTTTCCCGAAAGCGTCGACTTCCATGCGCCCTGTCGCGCCGCGCTCGATGCAGGCACGCTGCTCGCTGCTGACCAGGTATTTCACTTCTTTGCGCTCGAACACTTCGGCATAGATCGTCATGGCGTTTTCCCGTCTTCCCAAAAAGCTCATGCGCCGATGCGCCGCCCGCGCGCCCGGCGGCCCAAGGAGAAGGGGGGACGAGCGCTGCGATGCCGACCGGGCGACCGCAGCCGAAAGGCCGTCGAGGCGCACGGGCGAGGCGATCGGTGCGGGCGACATTCTACGCAGCGACCCTGAAAAGACCCTGAAAACAGGCGATGTGATTGTGGAGGAAATGTGGAGATAAAAAAGAAGCCTGGAGCCAGAGACAGGATTCGAACCTGCAACAGGCGGTTTACAAAACCGCTACGCTGCCATTGCGTCACTCTGGCCGATGGCTTCGAGACGCCAGTATACCGCAACGCGACGTTTGGCGCGAGAACCTATACTGGGGACACCGCGATTTTTTTCCTCGAACCCCTTGACAACGAAAATTTGTACGCGTACTATTGCGAACATATTTACGCGCGAACGAATGTTGGGGTGAAGTCGTGGACGTTGTCGAAAAACTGGAAATCCTCGCTGACGCGGCCAAATACGACGTAGCCTGCACGTCTTCGGGCATCGATCGCGCGGCGAAGGCGGGGCGCCTGGGAGATGCGCAGTCGGCCGGATGCTGCCACAGCTTCACGCCCGACGGACGCTGCATCACCTTGCTGAAAGTGCTCATGACGAACTGTTGCGTCTACGACTGCGCCTACTGCGTGAACCGGCGCAGCAACGAAGTGCCGCGCGCCGCCTTCACGCCCCGCGAACTGGCCGACCTCACCATCGCGTTTTACCGGCGCAACTACATAGAAGGGCTGTTTCTCAGCTCGGGCGTGCTGCAAAACCCCGACCACACCACCGAACTGATGATCCAGGCGCTGACCATCCTGCGGGAAGAATACCAGTTCAACGGCTACATCCACGCCAAGGCCATCCCCGGCACCTCGCCTGAACTCATCGACGCGCTGGGGCATGTGTGCGACCGCATGAGCGTGAACCTGGAACTGCCGTCGCGCCCAAGCCTGGACTTGCTGGCGCCGCAGAAAACGGGCCAGGCCATCATCGGACCCATGCGGCGCATCCGCGAATCGATCGCCGAAGACAAGGAAACGAGGGCGGCAACGCGGCGGCGCATGACGTATTACCCCCAGGCGGCGCCGAAGAAAAAGGCGCGGGCCTTTGCGCCGGCCGGGCAGTCCACCCAGATCATCATTGGGGCCACGCCCGAAAACGACTTCCAGATCCTCACGTTGTCGACAGCGCTGTATTCGTCGCTGTCGCTCAAGCGCGTCTTTTTCAGCGCCTATATCCCGGTAAGCAGCGACTGTCGCCTGCCGCAGGCG from Xiamenia xianingshaonis encodes:
- a CDS encoding polyphosphate polymerase domain-containing protein — encoded protein: MTIYAEVFERKEVKYLVSSEQRACIERGATGRMEVDAFGKSRVTSLYYDTPDHLLIERSLDKPCYKEKLRVRWYGPAGADGFPRPDVCVFVELKKKFKGIVYKRRVSCTFAAAHVYLAGCSYEAAVRAYPLADEAAQQESLSPLSCQIAREIDAFMKRHGPLVPSMLVTCLRTAFTPVLAHGEARDAGHQDDVRITFDEDIAARDLMQVDAAWQEVSKSGQSVMEVKVAGPYGRWLLDAVAQAGARPTSFSKYGRAYRDLMEARRRESAARLGAAASPKAAAASSASASSPSRKARSAWSRLFPASVLSPRKKEKHCA
- a CDS encoding putative DNA modification/repair radical SAM protein, coding for MDVVEKLEILADAAKYDVACTSSGIDRAAKAGRLGDAQSAGCCHSFTPDGRCITLLKVLMTNCCVYDCAYCVNRRSNEVPRAAFTPRELADLTIAFYRRNYIEGLFLSSGVLQNPDHTTELMIQALTILREEYQFNGYIHAKAIPGTSPELIDALGHVCDRMSVNLELPSRPSLDLLAPQKTGQAIIGPMRRIRESIAEDKETRAATRRRMTYYPQAAPKKKARAFAPAGQSTQIIIGATPENDFQILTLSTALYSSLSLKRVFFSAYIPVSSDCRLPQAPAAQLDREHRLYQADWLMRFYQFDANELIDADTPYLDPLIDPKANWAVNHLDFFPVEVCTAPLEALLRVPGIGPKGARSIIKARKTGPLGETELRRLGIAFKRARYFITCAGTYYGSDVDFSTEALRAKLAARIDGGRHGSRQRKVIDGQLSLFDGFDASGASLPAGGAASAAMEAQTAKARLAAGAAAAGGGVGCAAAGGAAAALGVSKLPEAQQPLAAMLDAAYQLARANKASALDALWRQPCTR